The Zootoca vivipara chromosome 16, rZooViv1.1, whole genome shotgun sequence genome has a segment encoding these proteins:
- the LOC118097922 gene encoding tumor necrosis factor receptor superfamily member 1A, which produces MAPLGLFPVLVAMVNLNLIQTETGGSVGVTLNPVTKPIPAVVVDKDAFIHSSSKQKREVDCTGGYYLHPNKTHCCIRCHRGTFVAQHCLDSDKATKCSVCSEGSFIDGDNSSEQCRGCRRCRPTFGQIEISKCTSEHDTVCGCGRNQYQSSHSDEFMCKNCSACPNGRIRLSCTKFSDTICECRPGSFLQKDENKCYPCSSCNEKECKMDCDLSDPVMKPENSQHTLLTILVVAFGTICVLLLVNTFRKRSCQKRFRSSFCPYAPNLQPTSEPSSEVVEKAKSTFLEQNQTGNLLLQKATPADLPDCVRVAGETQIPDRPEVLYAVVDHVPLPRWNEFVRRLGLNEISIERIYAEHRHIREAQYVMLRQWRQQAGHGATVERICYVLNQMEMSGCSETIQEDLSKLP; this is translated from the exons ATGGCCCCACTGGGGCTGTTCCCAGTTTTAGTGGCGATG gtcAACTTGAACCTAATTCAGACAGAAACTGGGGGGTCAGTGGGGGTAACCCTGAACCCTGTTACCAAACCTATCCCTGCAGTGGTTGTGGACAAGGATGCCTTCATCCACTCCAGCAGTAAACAAAAGAGGGAGGTGGATTGCACAGGAGGATACTATCTTCACCCAAATAAAACCCACTGCTGCATTAGATGCCACAGAG GAACGTTCGTTGCACAACACTGTTTAGACTCTGATAAGGCAACAAAGTGCTCAGTATGCTCTGAGGGTTCCTTCATTGATGGAGATAATAGCTCTGAGCAGTGTCGCGGATGCCGACGCTGCCGCCCAA CCTTTGGACAAATAGAGATATCCAAATGTACCAGTGAGCACGACACAGTTTGCGGTTGCGGCAGAAATCAGTATCAAAGTAGCCACAGTGATGAATTCATGTGCAAGAATTGCAGTGCTTGTCCCAATGGAAGAATCAGGCTATCTT GTACCAAATTCAGTGACACAATATGTGAGTGTCGTCCTGGATCCTTTCTCCAAAAAGACGAAAACAAATGCTACCCATGCAGCAG CTGCAATGAGAAAGAATGCAAGATGGACTGCGACCTTTCCGATCCAGTGATGAAGCCAGAAAATTCAC AACACACACTTCTCACTATACTAGTTGTCGCATTCGGAACTATCTGTGTATTGCTGTTGGTGAACACATTTCGCAAACGATCCTGTCAGAAGAGGTTCAGATCCAGTTTCTGTCCATATG ctcCAAATCTGCAGCCAACAAGTGAACCTTCCTCAGAG GTGGTAGAGAAAGCGAAAAGCACATTTCTGGAACAAAACCAGACAGGCAATCTTTTGCTACAGAAAGCCACACCAGCTGACCTCCCAGATTGTGTAAGGGTGGCAGGAGAGACACAAATCCCAGATC GTCCTGAAGTTTTGTATGCTGTGGTGGATCATGTACCGCTGCCTCGGTGGAACGAATTTGTGCGGCGCCTGGGACTGAATGAAATTTCAATAGAGAGGATTTATGCAGAACATCGGCACATTCGGGAAGCACAATATGTCATGCTGAGACAGTGGAGGCAGCAAGCAGGCCACGGTGCCACTGTAGAGCGCATCTGTTATGTTCTCAACCAAATGGAGATGAGTGGCTGTAGTGAGACTATTCAGGAGGACCTGTCCAAACTGCCTTAG